A genomic window from Rhizobium sp. 007 includes:
- a CDS encoding IS66 family transposase: MTDAADQLPDDLASAHAMILAERAARREAEAVAARAQAVNSHSDALIARLRLEIEKLKRDIHGSRSERKARLLEQMELQLEELEADASQDELAAEMAARSSTVRAFERKRPSRKPFPEHLPRERVVIAAPTNCPCCGSARLAKLGEDITETLEVIPRQWKVIQTVREKFSCRECEKITQPPAPFHVTSRGFAGPNLLAMILFEKFGQHQPLNRQSERYAREGIDLSLSTLADQVGACAAVLKPVHGLIEAHVLAAERLHGDDTTVPILATGKTETGRIWTYVRDDRPFGGTSPPAALYYASRDRRQEHPERHLKTFTGILQADAYGGYNPLFKVDRNPGPLTQALCWAHARRKFFVLADIATNAKRGKNAATISPAALEAVSRIDMLFDIEREINGLSAGERLARRQQDSRPLVDELEEWLRSERTKLSRSSPVTEPIDYMLKRWEGFTSFLNDGRICLSNNAAERALRGFALGRKAWLFAGSDRGADRAAFMATLIMTAKLNDIDPQAWLADVLARIADTPITKLEQLLPWNWSAVGAIAEKAA, translated from the coding sequence ATGACCGACGCGGCCGATCAGCTTCCCGACGACCTTGCCAGCGCTCACGCGATGATCCTCGCGGAACGTGCCGCCCGTCGTGAAGCCGAGGCCGTTGCTGCTCGTGCGCAAGCTGTGAACTCGCATTCCGATGCGCTGATCGCCCGGCTGAGACTGGAGATCGAGAAGCTCAAGCGCGACATCCATGGCAGCCGCTCGGAGCGGAAGGCCCGGCTTCTCGAACAGATGGAATTGCAGCTCGAAGAGCTGGAAGCCGACGCCAGCCAAGACGAACTGGCGGCAGAGATGGCGGCACGATCATCGACAGTCAGGGCCTTCGAGCGCAAGCGTCCATCGCGCAAACCGTTTCCCGAGCATCTGCCGCGCGAGCGCGTCGTCATTGCCGCGCCGACAAATTGCCCGTGCTGTGGCTCGGCCAGGCTGGCGAAACTGGGCGAGGACATCACTGAGACGCTGGAGGTAATCCCGCGCCAGTGGAAGGTGATCCAGACGGTGCGCGAGAAATTCTCCTGCCGCGAATGCGAGAAGATTACTCAGCCGCCTGCGCCCTTCCATGTGACGTCGCGTGGCTTTGCCGGGCCAAACCTGCTGGCGATGATCCTGTTTGAGAAGTTCGGTCAGCATCAGCCGCTGAACCGGCAAAGTGAGCGCTATGCCCGCGAGGGCATCGATCTCAGCCTGTCGACGCTTGCCGACCAGGTTGGCGCTTGCGCCGCGGTCTTGAAGCCAGTGCATGGATTGATCGAGGCACATGTGCTGGCTGCCGAGCGGCTGCACGGCGATGACACCACGGTGCCGATCCTGGCGACGGGAAAGACCGAAACTGGCCGCATATGGACCTATGTCAGGGATGACCGGCCGTTCGGCGGAACATCGCCACCGGCAGCCCTCTACTATGCCTCGCGAGATCGTCGCCAGGAGCATCCCGAGAGGCATCTCAAGACCTTCACCGGCATTCTGCAGGCAGACGCATACGGCGGCTACAATCCCCTGTTCAAAGTGGATCGCAATCCAGGTCCGCTGACGCAGGCGCTGTGTTGGGCGCATGCCCGTCGCAAGTTTTTTGTGCTTGCCGACATTGCCACTAATGCGAAACGGGGAAAGAACGCAGCAACGATCTCGCCGGCTGCGCTCGAAGCGGTCAGCCGCATCGACATGCTGTTCGACATCGAGCGCGAGATCAATGGCTTATCTGCCGGTGAACGACTGGCACGACGGCAACAAGACAGTCGTCCTCTCGTCGACGAGCTTGAGGAATGGCTTCGTTCTGAACGAACAAAGCTGTCGCGCAGCTCACCGGTCACCGAGCCCATCGATTACATGCTGAAGCGTTGGGAGGGCTTCACGTCCTTCCTCAACGACGGCCGCATCTGCCTCAGCAACAATGCTGCTGAGCGGGCCCTGCGTGGCTTTGCTCTCGGCAGAAAAGCGTGGCTCTTTGCAGGCTCTGACCGGGGTGCGGATCGCGCCGCCTTCATGGCGACGCTGATCATGACAGCCAAGCTCAACGACATTGATCCGCAAGCTTGGCTCGCCGACGTGCTCGCCCGCATCGCCGACACCCCCATCACTAAGTTGGAGCAACTGCTCCCTTGGAATTGGTCGGCCGTGGGGGCGATTGCCGAAAAGGCGGCGTGA
- the tnpB gene encoding IS66 family insertion sequence element accessory protein TnpB (TnpB, as the term is used for proteins encoded by IS66 family insertion elements, is considered an accessory protein, since TnpC, encoded by a neighboring gene, is a DDE family transposase.): MIPVPSGVKVWLATGYTDMRKGFPGLALMVQETLKRDPHSGHLFCFRGRQGGLIKVIWHDGQGACLFTKKLERGRFLWPSAADGTLVITPAQLGYLLEGIDWRMPQKTWRPTSAG, translated from the coding sequence ATGATCCCGGTTCCGAGCGGCGTGAAGGTCTGGCTGGCAACAGGTTACACGGACATGCGAAAGGGTTTTCCCGGCCTTGCCCTGATGGTGCAGGAGACGTTGAAGCGCGATCCTCACAGCGGCCATTTGTTCTGCTTCCGCGGACGTCAGGGTGGATTGATCAAGGTGATCTGGCATGATGGCCAGGGTGCCTGCCTGTTCACCAAGAAGCTGGAACGGGGTCGCTTCTTATGGCCGTCGGCGGCCGATGGCACGCTGGTGATTACGCCGGCGCAGCTCGGTTATTTGCTCGAAGGCATCGATTGGCGGATGCCGCAAAAAACCTGGCGGCCGACGTCGGCTGGATGA
- a CDS encoding ATP-binding protein, producing MDLVRSKGQIAARFLAMRIDHPRADLVYETFDAMREGRRLTPGRNEMVAGTYFADSGYGKSTIIRMYLERQVVNECYERGLFTRSTPRERVMDRQRLVLHVSLPSNTRMKGLMQKLLSALGDPRPDSGPNVDAQIYSAEKLMRQHKVELLIIDEVDHLRVPPPRSTTKRDEATSVHNHLKSLLIAGYPIMFVGIPEAHGKLFSEDQMLERDLYPISPDALDYANEKDFKLLMDFAADLGIILKEKGIMREWSDFLSGDTLQCFFLAGKGLLGSMVRLLWKAAEIAFEEGAMRVERTHLERATDMFAIRKKYIDYNPFREGPRSTMPLKKH from the coding sequence ATGGATCTGGTGAGATCAAAAGGGCAAATAGCGGCTCGGTTTCTTGCCATGCGCATAGACCACCCGCGCGCGGATTTAGTTTATGAAACTTTCGACGCCATGCGGGAAGGAAGGCGACTTACGCCCGGTAGAAACGAGATGGTCGCTGGAACTTACTTCGCCGATAGTGGCTATGGAAAATCTACCATCATTCGAATGTACCTTGAGCGGCAGGTCGTAAACGAGTGTTACGAGCGCGGACTGTTTACCCGAAGTACGCCGCGCGAACGAGTAATGGATAGGCAGAGGTTGGTGCTCCACGTGAGCCTTCCGTCGAATACCAGAATGAAGGGCCTTATGCAAAAGCTGCTTAGCGCTCTTGGAGACCCTCGGCCCGACTCAGGGCCAAATGTAGATGCGCAGATATACAGTGCGGAAAAGTTAATGCGGCAACATAAGGTGGAGTTACTTATTATCGATGAAGTCGATCACCTCCGGGTTCCACCTCCACGAAGCACCACAAAGCGTGATGAAGCCACCTCGGTGCACAACCACCTAAAGAGCCTGTTGATAGCGGGATACCCAATCATGTTCGTCGGGATTCCTGAAGCACACGGTAAGCTTTTCAGTGAAGATCAAATGCTGGAGCGGGATTTATACCCGATCAGTCCAGATGCGCTCGATTATGCCAACGAGAAGGACTTCAAGCTGCTCATGGACTTTGCAGCCGATCTGGGGATCATCTTGAAGGAAAAAGGAATTATGCGCGAGTGGAGTGATTTCCTGAGTGGCGACACTTTGCAGTGCTTTTTTCTGGCGGGAAAAGGGCTACTCGGATCGATGGTGCGCCTTCTGTGGAAGGCGGCCGAGATCGCTTTCGAGGAAGGCGCTATGCGCGTCGAACGTACACACCTCGAGAGGGCTACTGATATGTTCGCGATTCGCAAAAAATACATCGATTACAATCCTTTCAGAGAAGGACCCAGGTCAACGATGCCGCTAAAAAAACACTGA
- a CDS encoding transposase, with protein MTKQLVEVITSVERRRRWSREDKERLVAATFEPGASVSEIARSAGIHSGQLFRWRKELCQVSAPSISRFIPVEVVASLPAPDAVETAPPARSRKKTSIVTIELGRSRRLRVESDIDTEALVRILDILERR; from the coding sequence ATGACAAAGCAGCTTGTTGAGGTTATCACATCGGTCGAGCGACGTCGGCGCTGGTCTCGGGAGGATAAAGAGCGGCTGGTCGCGGCAACGTTTGAGCCAGGAGCCAGCGTGTCGGAGATCGCGCGATCTGCTGGTATCCATTCCGGCCAGTTGTTCCGCTGGCGAAAGGAACTGTGCCAGGTATCGGCGCCCTCAATCTCACGGTTTATCCCTGTCGAAGTTGTCGCGAGCTTGCCAGCGCCTGATGCGGTGGAAACGGCCCCGCCTGCACGGTCGCGCAAGAAGACGAGCATCGTGACGATCGAGCTTGGCCGCAGCCGGCGCCTTCGCGTCGAGAGTGACATTGACACCGAAGCCCTGGTTCGGATCCTCGATATCCTGGAGCGGCGATGA